The following proteins are co-located in the Leishmania panamensis strain MHOM/PA/94/PSC-1 chromosome 26 sequence genome:
- a CDS encoding hypothetical protein (TriTrypDB/GeneDB-style sysID: LpmP.26.2360) codes for MSDDLFDIFNNDAPPCAPADGAVLEVGDSSAPSSALLGPRKGSLTSTIPSMRLANTDSIPTLPSATCSSATPAASPLLRTLHPSSSATPAPPSAATVSGALLSPNSLLQPASLIERGTAFSLPRNSCSTPLLLPASATGGVTVIKAVSSPSTTSTAESGLRFPHGDEGSTAARDDIGSRRTPAPPPSAVVTEPLSRIRVRRATVSLEQFSVRLAEFPFASFDLFRSMSRRSDEAVARTCVGVVTRKSDPKQGTTATRSSRYAVLTLWSMESISPAPETELSFLLCGSAFDLLYSHLVIGAVVALSNVTRCARRGSAPSHDADEVLLRVANSEAVRQLGFAADLGTCASVSYKSRERCRAMVNTRRSQHCVYHIADLRKAARGGGAVDQDRNLAHGSRGTSASSLGASASMKSSALATYPTLSGAQQRLAVSASGGIAQRSAGHHPAGGSSRASHGSGMVANSRLAASQQMLRLTSFFAVHGVTGLPVEDPALRSGMNSAASGVYGGVQAGSPLALRQHVGLRPAASYPSTQALGVTSRGREVLEAARQQAIHHAEEKLLHQSLRCGRAPSTTGEGQPNQGRTGGAGSSSGDACGVPARVPNHRAEGVPSCKNTRTPSTAGVPKRARRELAPPSSLAPFKENLSSACSSVAFSEPATSTSIATAEAPVSGVDGGRVEALRQQFQPLRRGAPAPFTPLTSHGAVHAVITSTRQRDYRRSVVMSGVRSTGTGASGSQNALFRAAAKAAKDLTSSSIDSTKSPPKVSMGASARLHDADEDSGSLTLLGSLADGIHSAHDHLRSEADRQRLFSFVDKQITKEKALEALEAITEQQVRAHYCYVCRCWYGQPPTTCVEQHHRMELKPALKKYIKCEHCNYKTFVIGGDEAKGWKVYPRCPRCHQSSFWVRGDAALRVAAVVEEPPPC; via the coding sequence ATGAGCGATGACCTCTTCGACATCTTCAACAACGATGCACCGCCGTGTGCGCCAGCTGATggggcggtgctggaggTAGGAGATTCATCTGCGCCGTCGTCAGCCTTACTTGGTCCTCGGAAGGGCTCTCTGACCTCGACGATTCCGTCGATGCGCCTTGCTAACACCGACAGTATTCCCACACTAccctccgccacctgctcatcggcaacaccagcagcgtcacctcTGCTTCGGACTTTGCACCCATCGTCTTCGGCAACTCCGGCACCACCTAGCGCGGCTACCGTATCGGgcgctttgctctctccaaactctctgctgcagccggcCTCTCTCATCGAGCGTGGTACTGCCTTTTCATTGCCGCGCAACAGCTGTTCGACGCCTTTGCTTCTACCAGCGAGCGCCACTGGCGGTGTCACGGTGATCAAAGCTGTCTCCTCACCATCTACAACTTCGACTGCGGAGAGCGGACTTCGATTCCCTCACGGTGATGAGGGCAGTACTGCGGCAAGAGACGACATTGGCTCGagacgcacacccgcaccaccgccatcggCGGTAGTCACGGAGCCGCTCAGTCGCATCCGCGTTCGCCGTGCTACCGTCAGCCTTGAACAGTTCAGTGTGCGACTCGCTGAGTTTCCATTCGCCTCGTTTGACCTGTTTCGCAGCATgtcgcgccgcagcgacgaggcggtGGCCCGCACTTGTGTTGGTGTTGTCACGCGCAAGTCAGATCCGAAGCAGGGCACGACGGCCACCCGCTCCTCCCGCTACGCTGTCTTGACACTTTGGAGCATGGAAAGCATCTCGCCAGCGCCAGAGACGGAACTCAGCTTTCTgctctgcggcagcgcctttGATCTTCTTTACAGCCACTTGGTCATAGGTGCAGTTGTGGCTCTGAGCAACGTTACACGGTGCGCACGTCGAGGCTCTGCGCCGTCGCACGACGCCGACGAGGTACTGCTGCGCGTGGCGAATAGCGAGGCTGTGCGCCAGCTGGGCTTCGCCGCGGACCTcggcacgtgcgcgtccGTGTCTTACAAGTCGAgggagcgctgccgcgccatGGTGAACACGCGGCGGTCGCAACACTGCGTCTACCACATCGCAGACCTTCGCAAGGctgcgcgcggcggtggcgctgtagACCAGGACCGTAACTTGGCACATGGCTCGCGAGGCACCAGCGCATCGTCTTTGGGAGCTTCGGCATCTATGAAGAGCAGTGCCCTCGCCACGTACCCTACCCTCTCtggggcgcagcagcggctcgccGTTTCGGCATCAGGAGGTATTGCGCAGCGGTCAGCAGGCCACCACCCTGCAGGCGGTAGTAGCCGTGCGTCACACGGTAGTGGTATGGTGGCGAACAGCAGACTGGCTGCTTCCCAGCAGATGCTTCGGCTAACGTCATTTTTTGCTGTGCACGGCGTCACCGGGCTGCCTGTTGAGGATCCCGCTCTCCGAAGCGGTATGAACTCAGCCGCCTCCGGTGTGTACGGCGGTGTGCAGGCTGGCTCACCCTTGGCTCTGCGGCAGCATGTTGGTCTGCGTCCCGCCGCGAGCTACCCCTCAACGCAGGCACTTGGGGTGACGTCGCGTGGTCGTGAGGTGCTGGAAGCTGCCCGGCAGCAGGCCATCCACCACGCGGAAGAAAAGCTTCTGCACCAATCACTGCGCTGTGGGAGAGCCCCGAGCACTacaggggaggggcagcCAAATCAAGGACGTACTGGCGGCGCCGgtagcagcagtggtgacgCTTGTGGTGTGCCTGCCCGCGTCCCGAATCACAGAGCCGAGGGTGTTCCCTCTTGCAAGAACACGAGAACGCCGTCGACCGCCGGGGTACCGAAGCGTGCGCGCAGGGAGCTAGCCCCGCCGTCTTCACTCGCACCCTTCAAGGAGAACCTGAGCTCTGCGTGCTCTTCGGTGGCTTTCTCTGAACCCGCCACCTCAACATCCATTGCCACCGCTGAGGCACCTGTAAGCGGGGTGGACGGTGGTCGAGTGGAGGCACTGCGGCAACAGTTCCAGCCTCTGCGTCGCGGTGCACCGGCCCCCTTCACTCCTCTTACAAGTCACGGCGCCGTACACGCCGTCATCACGTCGACGCGACAGAGGGACTACCGCCGCAGCGTTGTCATGTCAGGCGTCCGCAGCACCGGTACTGGCGCCTCTGGATCGCAGAACGCGTTATTCCGTGCCGCGGCCAAAGCTGCGAAGGACCTCACCAGCAGCTCGATAGACAGCACGAAATCGCCCCCTAAGGTGTCCATGGGTGCATCAGCGAGGTTGCACGATGCCGACGAGGACTCAGGATCTCTCACGCTGCTCGGCTCGTTGGCGGACGGCATCCACAGTGCACATGATCACCTGCGCAGCGAAGCCgaccggcagcggctgttCTCCTTTGTGGACAAGCAAATcacaaaagagaaggccctggaggcgctggaggcgatcACGGAGCAGCAGGTCAGGGCGCACTACTGCTatgtgtgccgctgctggtacGGGCAGCCGCCGACGACGTGTgtagagcagcaccaccgtaTGGAGCTGAAGCCTGCACTAAAGAAATACATTAAGTGCGAGCACTGCAACTACAAGACGTTTGTAATTGGTGGCGACGAGGCGAAGGGGTGGAAGGTATACCCGCGCTGCCCGCGCTGCCATCAGTCGAGCTTCTGGGTCCGCGGCGACGCGGCATTgcgagtcgctgctgtggtggaggagccACCGCCGTGCTGA
- a CDS encoding peroxisomal membrane protein 4, putative (TriTrypDB/GeneDB-style sysID: LpmP.26.2370), translating to MSIVVPQVAPKAHTVPTFSGPHGAVVERINRMIASGDFDVFFTALKGFRNGLVYGTRVRAPHALVLNLVWSKSPYSSMPAKILKVTKTHALGLGYSSATFAVIRGILRSLQGTTHAWHNALAGFVVGCLFWGDPSNGVHVQMMMYMLARIVCALYHLLTSTCVMSIPPVAYRLYMGCLWSLAIMFLMYSPDKLQSSMAQSLEYIFKDSGKFSSWYDLVVVNSVDTL from the coding sequence ATGTCCATTGTTGTCCCCCAAGTCGCACCGAAGGCGCACACCGTGCCCACCTTTTCCGGTCCCcacggcgccgtcgtggAGCGCATCAACCGCATGATCGCCTCTGGCGACTTCGACGTCTTCTTCACCGCTCTCAAGGGGTTTCGAAACGGTTTAGTCTATGGCACCCGCGTCCGTGCCCCGCACGCCCTCGTGCTGAACCTGGTGTGGAGCAAGTCCCCGTACAGCTCGATGCCTGCAAAGATCCTCAAGGTCACGAAGACCCACGCGCTAGGCCTTGGGTATAGCTCGGCCACCTTCGCCGTCATACGCGGTATCTTACGCAGCCTGCAGGGCACTACGCATGCGTGGCACAACGCCTTGGCGGGTTTCGTGGTTGGTTGTCTCTTCTGGGGTGACCCCAGCAACGGTGTCCACGTTCAGATGATGATGTACATGCTTGCTCGCATCGTGTGTGCCCTCTACCACCTGCTCACCTCCACGTGCGTAATGTCCATTCCGCCAGTGGCGTACCGGCTGTACATGGGCTGCCTGTGGTCCCTGGCCATCATGTTCCTCATGTACTCCCCAGATAAGCTGCAGTCATCTATGGCGCAGTCCTTAGAGTACATTTTCAAGGACAGCGGCAAGTTCAGCAGCTGGTACGACCTCGTCGTGGTCAACTCTGTTGACACTCTGTAG
- a CDS encoding hypothetical protein (TriTrypDB/GeneDB-style sysID: LpmP.26.2380), with the protein MSLSEVQHLQELAQQQPTKENNDTLVSEQTLYVEQQLRIKTEAEERTIAAQRELEELKHEIEELRRQTSSLPPIVPSDERAEYFVKWTSLLKEFGMRKVILSFLLSYSAEDFKLAELSTVSYWLDTWTTFFASAESSVRSLKKIERESTNDNTLPPTRHLYDALDEVCRLQLQARTLVGRERYRRSSSSDEFVQEFMDSQKQLREWCRKQRETLEELTKLDDLIEFSNSFYTNVPVMDSNFLVLMEQSEALMGNALVQDALQEVNREWVMLTLEIYDKLQATATRAHGRSSLEKQCVQWTQFMSPRLHRLLLSVQGALAADNDVPEAKRLATTCERLIKEHEAHDIVCTHLSDFTVREECVRPHSIALKAELQSSLTTTVLTFPHHDTAGWQADYRARVEELQEWIEVKSQKGTYMKLLERLEMTKAAIEEHADVLFPDDGP; encoded by the coding sequence ATGTCCCTCtcggaggtgcagcacctACAagagctggcgcagcagcagcccaccAAGGAAAACAACGACACCCTCGTGTCGGAGCAGACTCTCTacgtggagcagcagctacgCATCAAAACGGAGGCTGAGGAGCGCACCAtagcggcgcagcgagagTTGGAGGAGCTGAAACATGAgatcgaggagctgcgccgccagacctcctcgctccccccCATCGTCCCGTCGGACGAGCGCGCGGAGTACTTTGTGAAGTGGACGTCGCTCTTGAAGGAGTTCGGAATGCGTAAGGTGATCCTTTCGTTTCTGCTCTCTTACTCTGCCGAGGACTTCAAGCTAGCTGAGCTAAGCACCGTCTCCTACTGGCTGGACACCTGGACGACGTTCTTTGCGTCCGCCGAGTCGTCGGTACGGAGCTTGAAGAAGATCGAGCGGGAGTCGACAAACGACAACACGCTGCCTCCGACTCGGCACCTCTACGATGCACTGGATGAGGTGTGCCGCTTGCAGCTTCAGGCTCGCACGCTTGTCGGCCGTGAGCGCTaccgccgcagctcctcgagcgACGAGTTTGTCCAGGAATTCATGGACAGCcagaagcagctgcgagagTGGTGCCGCAAGCAGCGCGAAACACTAGAGGAGCTGACAAAGCTAGATGACCTCATCGAGTTCAGTAACTCGTTCTACACGAACGTGCCGGTTATGGACAGTAATTTTCTTGTGTTGATGGAGCAGAGCGAGGCGCTCATGGGCAACGCGCTGGTGCAAGACGCTCTTCAGGAGGTGAACCGAGAGTGGGTCATGCTGACGCTTGAGATCTACGACAAGCTACaggccaccgccactcgAGCGCACGGGAGGAGCTCACTGGAGAAGCAGTGTGTGCAGTGGACTCAATTTATGTCACCGAGGCTTCATCGCCTTCTTCTGTCCGTGCAGGGCGCACTTGCCGCGGACAACGATGTACCGGAGGCCAAGCGGCTTGCGACGACGTGCGAACGTCTCATCAAGGAGCATGAGGCACACGACATCGTGTGCACACACTTGAGCGACTTTACAGTGCGCGAGGAATGCGTGCGGCCCCACTCAATCGCCTTgaaggcagagctgcagtcgTCACTCACGACGACGGTACTGACCTTCCCACACCATGACACTGCTGGTTGGCAGGCGGACTACAGGGCCCGGgtagaggagctgcaggagtggATCGAGGTCAAGTCGCAGAAGGGCACGTACATGAAGCTGTTGGAGCGCCTAGAGATGACCAAAGCCGCGATTGAGGAGCACGCGGATGTACTGTTCCCTGACGATGGCCCATAA